A section of the Neisseria dumasiana genome encodes:
- the secA gene encoding preprotein translocase subunit SecA gives MLTNLAKKVFGSRNDRLLKQYRKTVAKINALEPQLKELSDEALKAKTPEFKERLNKGESLNSILPEAFAVCREASRRVLGMRHFDVQLIGGMVLHDGKIAEMRTGEGKTLVATLAVYLNALTGKGVHVVTVNDYLASRDAGIMEPLYNFLGLSVGVIVSDMQPFFRQTAYNADITYGTNNEFGFDYLRDNMVTDQYDKVQRELSFAVVDEVDSILIDEARTPLIISGQADDNVQLYQVMDQVPARLIRQETEEGAGDYWVDEKAHSVILSEAGHEHAEQILSEIGLLQEGDSLYSAGNIMLMHHLMAALRAHALFHKDQHYVIQDGEIVIVDEFTGRLMSGRRWSEGLHQAVEAKEGVEIKRENQTLASITFQNYFRLYQKLAGMTGTADTEAFEFQSIYGLETVIIPTNRPTQRKDFNDQIFRTAEEKYEAVIKDIQACFDKGQPVLVGTTSIENSELVSALLNKAGLPHNVLNAKEHEREALIVAQAGKPSMITVATNMAGRGTDIVLGGNVKHQSDAIRADESLSEEEKQARISKLENSWEAEHNKVLAAGGLHIIGTERHESRRIDNQLRGRAGRQGDPGSSRFYLSFEDPLLRLFALDRAAALLNRLAPERGVAIEHSMLTRQIEGAQRKVEGRNFDMRKQVLEYDDVANDQRKVIYHYRNAILTNKDVGELAQSIREEVLSSLVDSYMPPDTMEEEWDIPALESQLASEFRLNADIQGWLKENNTLDNQDIKERLIAQAEKEYADKSELVGKQNMNNFERNVLLQVIDNNWREHLAAMDYLRQGIHLRSYAQKNPKQEYKREAFIMFEQLWNGIKQNVASLLTAVQIEQSDDIVADTEPKEPAFMQATHSGAPSMEDVLGESRDDLATEAFDPTGNDYSPEVLAQQGRIIHRNDLCPCGSGKKYKQCHGKLN, from the coding sequence ATGCTTACCAACTTAGCCAAAAAAGTGTTTGGCAGCCGCAACGACCGTCTGCTCAAACAATATCGCAAAACAGTAGCCAAAATCAATGCGTTGGAACCCCAACTGAAAGAACTCAGCGACGAAGCCCTCAAAGCCAAAACACCCGAATTCAAAGAGCGCTTAAACAAAGGCGAAAGCCTGAACAGCATTCTGCCCGAAGCATTCGCCGTATGCCGCGAAGCCAGCCGCCGCGTGCTGGGTATGCGCCACTTCGATGTCCAGCTGATCGGCGGTATGGTGCTGCACGACGGCAAAATTGCCGAGATGCGCACCGGCGAAGGCAAAACTTTGGTTGCAACCTTAGCCGTATATCTCAACGCACTTACCGGCAAAGGCGTTCATGTGGTTACCGTCAATGATTACCTCGCCTCGCGCGATGCCGGCATTATGGAACCGCTTTATAATTTCTTGGGCTTGAGCGTCGGCGTGATTGTGAGCGACATGCAGCCCTTCTTCCGCCAAACCGCCTACAACGCCGACATTACCTACGGCACCAACAACGAATTCGGTTTCGACTACCTGCGCGACAACATGGTTACCGACCAATACGACAAAGTTCAGCGCGAGCTGTCTTTTGCCGTTGTGGACGAAGTAGACTCCATTTTGATCGACGAAGCCCGTACCCCGCTGATTATCTCAGGCCAAGCCGACGACAACGTGCAGCTGTATCAAGTTATGGATCAGGTTCCGGCCCGACTCATCCGCCAAGAAACCGAAGAAGGCGCGGGAGATTACTGGGTAGATGAAAAAGCCCATTCGGTTATTTTGAGCGAAGCAGGCCACGAACATGCCGAGCAAATTCTGTCTGAAATAGGGTTGCTCCAAGAAGGCGATTCACTCTACTCTGCCGGCAACATCATGCTGATGCACCACCTGATGGCGGCATTGCGTGCACATGCCTTGTTCCATAAAGACCAGCACTACGTTATTCAAGACGGCGAAATCGTTATTGTCGACGAATTTACAGGCCGTCTGATGTCCGGCCGCCGTTGGTCGGAAGGTTTGCACCAAGCGGTGGAAGCCAAAGAAGGCGTAGAAATCAAACGTGAAAACCAAACGCTTGCCTCCATCACTTTCCAAAACTATTTCCGCCTGTATCAAAAACTTGCAGGCATGACCGGCACGGCCGACACCGAAGCCTTCGAATTCCAAAGCATCTACGGCTTAGAAACCGTTATCATCCCCACCAACCGTCCGACGCAGCGAAAAGACTTCAACGACCAAATTTTCCGCACCGCCGAAGAAAAATACGAAGCCGTTATCAAAGACATCCAAGCCTGCTTCGATAAAGGCCAACCCGTGCTCGTCGGCACCACCAGCATTGAAAACTCAGAATTGGTATCTGCTTTACTCAACAAAGCCGGGTTGCCGCATAACGTATTGAACGCCAAAGAACACGAACGCGAAGCCTTAATCGTTGCCCAAGCCGGTAAGCCGAGCATGATTACCGTTGCCACCAATATGGCAGGCCGAGGCACCGACATCGTTCTGGGCGGTAACGTCAAACATCAAAGCGACGCCATCCGTGCCGACGAAAGCCTGAGCGAAGAAGAAAAACAAGCCCGTATCAGCAAACTGGAAAACAGCTGGGAAGCCGAGCACAACAAAGTATTGGCAGCGGGCGGGCTGCATATTATCGGCACAGAGCGCCACGAAAGCCGTCGCATCGACAACCAATTGCGCGGTCGTGCCGGCCGTCAGGGCGACCCCGGTTCCAGCCGTTTCTATCTTTCTTTCGAAGACCCCTTGCTGCGCCTATTTGCCCTTGACCGCGCAGCCGCCCTTCTTAACCGCTTAGCCCCCGAGCGCGGCGTAGCCATCGAACACAGCATGCTGACCCGCCAAATCGAAGGCGCACAGCGCAAAGTAGAAGGCCGCAACTTCGATATGCGCAAACAAGTATTGGAATACGATGATGTTGCCAACGACCAGCGTAAAGTCATCTACCATTACCGCAATGCAATCCTTACCAATAAAGATGTCGGCGAACTCGCGCAATCCATCCGCGAAGAAGTATTAAGCAGCTTGGTAGACAGCTACATGCCGCCCGATACCATGGAAGAAGAATGGGACATTCCGGCACTGGAATCACAACTGGCGAGCGAATTCCGTTTAAATGCCGACATTCAAGGCTGGCTCAAAGAAAACAATACCTTGGACAACCAAGATATTAAAGAGCGTCTGATCGCCCAAGCGGAAAAAGAGTATGCAGACAAATCGGAGCTGGTAGGCAAACAAAACATGAACAACTTCGAGCGGAATGTATTGCTGCAAGTTATCGACAACAACTGGCGCGAGCATCTCGCCGCTATGGATTACCTGCGGCAAGGCATTCATTTGCGCAGTTATGCCCAGAAAAACCCCAAACAGGAATACAAGCGCGAAGCCTTCATCATGTTTGAGCAACTGTGGAACGGCATCAAACAAAATGTTGCATCTTTGCTAACGGCAGTTCAAATCGAACAAAGCGATGATATTGTCGCCGATACCGAACCCAAAGAGCCTGCGTTTATGCAAGCCACCCACTCCGGCGCACCGTCGATGGAAGACGTGCTAGGCGAATCGCGCGATGATTTGGCAACAGAGGCATTCGACCCCACAGGCAATGATTACAGCCCCGAAGTGCTTGCTCAACAAGGCAGAATCATCCACCGCAATGATTTATGCCCCTGCGGAAGCGGCAAAAAATATAAACAATGCCATGGGAAATTAAACTAA